The following proteins are co-located in the Xyrauchen texanus isolate HMW12.3.18 chromosome 43, RBS_HiC_50CHRs, whole genome shotgun sequence genome:
- the LOC127635669 gene encoding oligoribonuclease, mitochondrial-like — translation MWRAACVSGFRVLIQVSVSSQLVKLHPLVSVAHISSVFSPFASVLVRGLMSKQSESRKMSELMAQRMVWVDLEMTGLDIEKDEIIEMACIITDSDLNIIAEGPNLIINQPDKLLDSMSDWCKEHHGESGLTQAVRDSTITLQKAEYEFLSFIRQHTPPGQCPLAGNSVHADKKFLDKYMPQFMRHLHYRIIDVSTIKELCRRWFPVEYKLAPQKKASHRALGDIQESIKELKFYRANVFKPHVEEKKRKIVENGDTKIVN, via the exons ATGTGGCGCGCGGCGTGTGTTTCTGGATTCAGAGTTCTGATTCAAGTCAGCGTGTCATCGCAGTTGGTCAAACTACACCCACTCGTGTCTGTTGCCCACATCTCGTCTGTCTTTAGTCCATTTGCCTCTGTGCTCGTCAGGGGTTTGATGTCTAAACAATCAGAAAGCAGGAAGATGTCAGAGCTAATGGCGCAGCGGATGGTCTGGGTGGATTTGGAG ATGACAGGGCTGGACATCGAGAAGGATGAGATTATTGAGATGGCCTGCATCATCACAGATTCTGATCTGAACATCATTGCAGAG GGGCCAAATCTGATAATCAATCAACCAGACAAGCTGCTTGACAGCATGTCAGACTGGTGCAAAGAGCATCATGGGGAG TCAGGGTTGACTCAGGCTGTGCGAGACAGTACCATCACCCTCCAGAAGGCAGAGTACGAGTTCCTGTCCTTCATAAGACAGCATACGCCACCAGGACAGTGTCCTCTCGCAG GAAACTCCGTTCACGCTGATAAGAAGTTTCTGGATAAGTACATGCCGCAGTTCATGCGCCACCTGCATTATCGCATCATAGACGTGAGCACCATTAAAGAGCTGTGCAG ACGATGGTTTCCAGTGGAGTACAAGCTCGCACCACAGAAAAAAGCATCACACAG AGCTCTGGGAGACATCCAGGAGAGCATAAAAGAGCTGAAGTTTTACAGAGCGAATGTTTTCAAACCTCACGTAGAGGAGAAGAAACGAAAAATAGTTGAAAACGGTGATACAAAGATTGTGAACTAA